The following proteins come from a genomic window of Pseudomonas sp. WJP1:
- a CDS encoding glycerophosphodiester phosphodiesterase, translating into MTLIYGHRGAKGEAPENTLTSFQQCLKHGVRRCELDLHLSMDGELMVIHDPTLKRTTDRRGKVAEHTAADLVTYDARKGGPGWIKPCPIPTLEELFEQCDFEHWQLEVKSASRTRAATTVLAIREMAQRHGLLDRITITSSSREVLRAALDLVPDVSRGLVAEYAWLDPLKVAQGYGCEILALNWTLCTPERLQKAQRQGLHVSVWTVNEPALMRRLADFGVDSLITDFPGLATATLENC; encoded by the coding sequence GTGACCCTCATCTACGGCCACCGCGGCGCCAAGGGCGAAGCACCGGAAAACACCCTGACCAGCTTCCAGCAATGTCTCAAGCACGGCGTGCGCCGTTGTGAACTGGACCTGCACCTGTCCATGGACGGCGAGCTGATGGTCATCCACGATCCGACGCTCAAGCGCACCACCGACCGGCGCGGCAAGGTCGCCGAGCACACCGCGGCGGACCTGGTGACCTACGATGCGCGCAAGGGCGGGCCGGGCTGGATCAAGCCGTGCCCGATTCCAACCCTGGAAGAATTGTTCGAGCAATGCGATTTCGAGCACTGGCAGCTGGAGGTCAAGAGCGCTTCACGCACCCGCGCCGCCACGACGGTGCTGGCGATTCGCGAAATGGCCCAACGTCATGGCCTGCTGGACAGGATCACCATCACCTCAAGTTCGCGGGAAGTCTTGAGGGCGGCGCTGGACCTGGTGCCAGACGTGTCCCGCGGCCTGGTGGCCGAATATGCCTGGCTCGACCCGTTGAAGGTCGCGCAAGGTTACGGCTGCGAGATCCTGGCGCTGAACTGGACCCTGTGCACGCCGGAACGCCTGCAGAAGGCGCAGCGCCAGGGGCTGCATGTGTCGGTGTGGACAGTCAACGAACCCGCGCTGATGCGCAGGCTCGCTGATTTCGGCGTTGACAGCCTGATTACAGACTTTCCCGGTTTGGCCACTGCCACGCTCGAGAATTGCTGA
- a CDS encoding PilZ domain-containing protein, with the protein MSTLDEEDRREYYRIEDMIALEIRPLSALEAAGQEVLQDASPLFNLLSELHLSEFESQHLLRQISERDRTLAAFLKSQNKRIDLLSQVVAITVLGQIGEPQPVIISEGGIDFQHPSPIATNARLSIKLVLMPQALGLLLRARVTHCDRKGQGYDVGTEFEHLTDAQRQLLARYILQRQAQERRLARELNESGI; encoded by the coding sequence ATGTCGACATTAGATGAAGAAGATCGCCGCGAATACTACCGTATCGAGGACATGATCGCACTGGAAATTCGGCCCCTGTCAGCCCTCGAAGCCGCCGGGCAGGAAGTGTTGCAGGATGCTTCCCCGCTGTTCAACCTGCTCAGCGAACTGCACCTGAGCGAATTCGAGTCCCAGCACCTGCTGCGCCAGATCAGCGAGCGCGACCGCACCCTCGCGGCGTTCCTCAAATCCCAGAACAAGCGCATCGACCTGCTGAGCCAGGTGGTTGCCATCACCGTGCTCGGGCAGATCGGCGAACCACAGCCGGTGATCATTTCCGAAGGCGGCATCGACTTCCAGCACCCCTCACCCATCGCCACCAACGCGCGCCTATCGATCAAGCTGGTGCTGATGCCCCAGGCCCTGGGCCTGTTGCTGCGCGCACGCGTCACCCATTGCGACCGCAAGGGCCAGGGCTATGACGTCGGCACCGAGTTCGAACACCTGACCGATGCCCAGCGGCAACTGTTGGCACGCTACATTTTGCAAAGGCAGGCCCAGGAACGACGCCTGGCCCGCGAACTGAACGAATCAGGCATTTAA
- a CDS encoding lipoprotein-releasing ABC transporter permease subunit gives MFRPLFVFIGTRYTRAKRRNHFVSFISLTSMIGLALGVVVMIVVLSVMNGFDHEMRTRVLGMVPHATIESGEPISDWQGLAAKVKQNPQVSAVAPFTQMQGLLTNNGKVNKILLNAIDPAQERQVSIIDNFMQQGKLDDLAPGEFGIVIGDKAAAKLGAAIGDKLTFVAPEVTVTPAGMFPRMKRFTVVGIFHVGAGELDGYLGITNLQDLARLHRWKPDQVQGLRLKFDDLFQAPRTAWSIARELGEDRYYARDWTRTHGNLYQAIRMEKAMIGLLLLLIVAVAAFNIISTLVMVVNDKKGDIAILRTLGATPGTIMRTFMVQGTVIGVVGTAIGAVVGIFAALNVSAAISALEGLIGHKFLNADVYFIDYLPSQVQSQDVVMVCCAALVLSFLATLYPAWRAARTQPAEALRYE, from the coding sequence ATGTTCAGACCTCTCTTCGTATTTATCGGCACGCGTTATACCCGTGCAAAGCGTCGCAATCATTTTGTGTCATTCATTTCCCTGACCTCGATGATCGGACTCGCCCTTGGCGTGGTCGTGATGATCGTGGTGCTGTCGGTCATGAACGGCTTCGATCATGAGATGCGCACCCGCGTGCTGGGCATGGTGCCCCACGCGACCATCGAATCCGGCGAGCCGATCAGCGATTGGCAGGGCCTGGCCGCCAAGGTCAAGCAGAACCCGCAGGTGTCGGCCGTAGCGCCGTTCACGCAAATGCAGGGGTTGCTGACCAACAACGGCAAGGTCAACAAGATCCTGCTCAACGCCATCGACCCGGCACAGGAACGCCAGGTGTCGATCATCGACAACTTCATGCAGCAGGGCAAACTCGACGACCTGGCACCCGGCGAGTTCGGCATCGTCATCGGCGACAAGGCGGCGGCCAAGCTCGGTGCGGCCATTGGCGACAAGCTGACGTTCGTGGCGCCGGAGGTCACCGTGACCCCCGCCGGGATGTTCCCGCGCATGAAGCGCTTCACCGTGGTCGGCATCTTCCATGTCGGCGCCGGTGAGCTCGATGGTTACCTGGGCATCACCAACCTGCAGGACCTGGCGCGCCTGCATCGCTGGAAACCGGATCAGGTCCAGGGCCTGCGGCTGAAGTTCGACGACCTGTTCCAGGCGCCGCGCACGGCGTGGAGCATCGCCCGCGAGCTGGGCGAAGACCGTTACTACGCCCGCGACTGGACCCGCACCCACGGCAACCTGTACCAGGCGATCCGCATGGAGAAAGCCATGATCGGCCTGTTGTTGCTGCTGATCGTCGCGGTCGCCGCGTTCAACATCATTTCCACTCTGGTGATGGTGGTCAACGACAAGAAGGGCGACATCGCGATCTTGCGCACCCTCGGCGCCACGCCAGGCACGATCATGCGCACCTTCATGGTCCAGGGCACGGTCATCGGCGTGGTCGGCACGGCCATCGGCGCGGTGGTCGGGATTTTCGCCGCGCTCAACGTCAGCGCCGCGATCTCGGCGCTTGAAGGCCTGATCGGCCACAAGTTCCTCAACGCCGACGTGTATTTCATCGATTACCTGCCGTCGCAGGTGCAGAGCCAGGACGTGGTCATGGTCTGCTGTGCGGCGTTGGTCCTGAGTTTCCTCGCCACCCTGTATCCCGCCTGGCGTGCCGCGCGCACCCAGCCGGCGGAGGCGTTACGTTATGAGTGA
- the lolD gene encoding lipoprotein-releasing ABC transporter ATP-binding protein LolD produces MSDKAILSCRSLGKSYEEGPESVEVLAGLQLELHPGERVAIVGKSGSGKSTLLNLLGGLDTPTKGSVWLDGEELSALSEKKRGLLRNRALGFVYQFHHLLPEFTALENVCMPLLIGKTAIPEARKRATALLERVGLGHRLEHKPAELSGGERQRVAIARALVNNPGLVMLDEPTGNLDSHTAQGIQDLMLELSTSMRTAFLVVTHDMNLARQMDRVLHLQEGCLTPI; encoded by the coding sequence ATGAGTGATAAAGCAATCTTGAGCTGCCGCAGCCTGGGCAAATCCTACGAGGAAGGCCCGGAGTCGGTGGAAGTGTTGGCGGGCCTGCAACTGGAGTTGCACCCGGGCGAGCGTGTGGCGATCGTCGGCAAGTCGGGCTCGGGCAAGAGTACCTTGCTCAACCTGCTGGGCGGCCTCGATACGCCGACCAAGGGCAGCGTCTGGCTCGACGGCGAAGAACTGTCGGCGCTGAGCGAAAAGAAGCGCGGCCTGCTGCGTAACCGCGCCCTGGGCTTCGTCTACCAGTTCCACCACCTGCTGCCGGAATTCACCGCCCTGGAAAACGTCTGCATGCCGCTGCTGATCGGCAAGACCGCGATCCCCGAGGCGCGCAAGCGTGCCACGGCGTTGCTGGAGCGGGTCGGGCTGGGCCATCGCCTGGAGCACAAGCCGGCCGAGCTGTCCGGTGGCGAACGCCAGCGTGTGGCCATTGCCCGCGCCCTGGTGAACAATCCCGGCCTGGTGATGCTCGACGAGCCGACCGGCAACCTCGATTCCCACACCGCCCAGGGTATCCAGGACTTGATGCTGGAACTCAGCACTTCGATGCGCACGGCGTTCCTGGTGGTGACCCACGACATGAACCTGGCCCGCCAGATGGACCGCGTCCTGCACTTGCAGGAAGGTTGCCTGACGCCTATCTGA
- a CDS encoding lipoprotein-releasing ABC transporter permease subunit: protein MFRPLSIFIGTRYTRAKRRNRFVSFISMTSMIGLALGVLAMIVVLSVMNGFQREMSSRILGMVPHATIVGVNPIDDWQPVAAAAMKNPEVTAAVPFTEMEGMLSYKGTMQPIQVSGVDPALEGQVSIVAKHIVQGRLDALKPGEFGVVIGEITARRFRLNVGDKITLIVPEVSNAPGGITPRMQRLNVVGVFKVGAELDGSMALIHVADAAQMQHWEPNQVQSVRLAVKDLYAAPQVSGEVASALGAAYKADDWTHTQGSLFSAMKMEKTMIGLLLLMIVAVAAFNIIATLIMVVNDKGADIAILRTIGATPRQIMAIFIVQGTVIGIVGTLIGGVLGVIAALNVSAMVGWVERVSGQHIFSSDVYFVSNLPSELQGGDVALICTAAFVLSFLATVYPAWRAAKIEPATALRYS, encoded by the coding sequence ATGTTCAGACCGTTATCGATCTTTATCGGCACGCGCTATACCCGCGCCAAGCGCCGCAATCGCTTCGTTTCCTTCATCTCGATGACCTCGATGATCGGCCTCGCTCTGGGCGTGCTGGCGATGATCGTGGTGCTGTCGGTGATGAACGGCTTCCAGCGCGAAATGAGCTCACGCATCCTCGGCATGGTGCCGCATGCAACCATCGTCGGAGTCAATCCGATCGACGATTGGCAGCCCGTTGCGGCGGCCGCGATGAAAAACCCGGAAGTCACTGCCGCCGTGCCGTTCACCGAGATGGAAGGCATGCTGTCCTACAAGGGCACCATGCAGCCGATCCAGGTCAGTGGCGTCGACCCGGCGCTGGAAGGCCAGGTGTCGATCGTGGCCAAGCACATCGTTCAGGGGCGGCTGGATGCCCTGAAGCCGGGTGAGTTCGGTGTGGTGATCGGCGAGATCACGGCACGGCGCTTTCGTTTGAACGTGGGCGACAAGATCACCCTGATCGTGCCGGAAGTCAGCAATGCGCCGGGTGGCATTACCCCGCGCATGCAACGGCTGAACGTGGTCGGGGTGTTCAAGGTCGGTGCCGAACTGGACGGTTCGATGGCGCTGATCCACGTCGCCGACGCTGCGCAAATGCAGCACTGGGAACCCAACCAGGTGCAAAGCGTGCGCCTGGCGGTGAAGGACCTGTACGCCGCGCCGCAAGTGTCGGGCGAGGTCGCAAGCGCCCTGGGCGCAGCCTACAAGGCTGACGACTGGACCCACACCCAGGGCAGCCTGTTCAGCGCCATGAAGATGGAAAAAACCATGATTGGCCTGTTGCTGCTGATGATTGTCGCGGTGGCGGCGTTCAACATCATCGCCACGCTGATCATGGTGGTGAACGACAAGGGCGCGGACATCGCGATCCTACGCACCATCGGCGCCACGCCGCGACAGATCATGGCGATCTTCATCGTGCAGGGTACGGTGATCGGTATCGTCGGCACCTTGATCGGCGGTGTGCTGGGCGTGATCGCGGCGTTGAACGTCAGCGCCATGGTCGGTTGGGTAGAGCGGGTCAGCGGGCAGCACATCTTCAGTTCCGATGTGTATTTCGTCAGCAACCTGCCATCGGAGTTGCAGGGTGGGGATGTGGCGCTGATCTGCACGGCGGCATTTGTCTTGAGCTTCCTGGCCACGGTTTACCCGGCGTGGCGGGCGGCGAAGATCGAGCCGGCTACCGCGTTGCGCTATTCGTAA
- a CDS encoding heavy metal sensor histidine kinase codes for MRQLSLSARLALLFAACTAVVSLFAGVLFSRASEAHFIELDQQLLEGKLTGLRRALPDIQSSERDARLADELSRQADLSLRISGSDGRRWYDSSPRLPQTLPRQPGLSTVSHDGTDYRVLNAPLYPDNPDSPQLSLLLDITHHQHFLQRMQHLIWLTVGLSALATALLGAWAARSGLRPLRRMSAVASGVSAQSLNARLPEEDMPPELAEMAHHFNAMLGRLDDSFQRLSAFSADIAHELRTPLSNLLTHTQVTLTRARPLEDYREALHSNLEELQWMAQLVNDMLYLAKADHGLLMPKREPLALAEEVDMLLEFFAPLAEDARVTLSRAGDACLKGDRSMLRRALSNLLDNALRFTPAGGEVRVRIVDQPKGLKLMVENSGDGISEELLPRLFDRFYRADPARHEGSSEHAGLGLAITQSIVRAHGGQIRCKSEKGWTRFLIELPREE; via the coding sequence ATGCGCCAGCTATCCTTGAGCGCGCGCCTGGCCCTGCTGTTCGCCGCCTGCACCGCCGTGGTCTCGCTGTTCGCCGGCGTGCTGTTCAGCCGCGCCAGCGAGGCGCACTTCATCGAGCTCGACCAGCAATTGCTGGAGGGCAAGCTGACGGGCTTGCGACGGGCGCTGCCGGATATTCAGTCAAGCGAACGCGACGCCCGGCTGGCCGACGAGTTGAGCCGGCAGGCCGATCTGTCGCTGCGCATCAGTGGTAGCGATGGCCGCCGCTGGTATGACAGCTCCCCGCGCCTGCCGCAGACCTTGCCGCGCCAACCCGGTTTGTCCACGGTGAGCCACGACGGCACCGACTACCGCGTGCTGAACGCGCCGCTGTACCCCGACAACCCCGATTCGCCGCAACTGAGCCTGCTGCTGGACATCACCCATCACCAGCATTTCCTGCAGCGCATGCAACACCTGATCTGGCTGACCGTCGGCCTGTCCGCCCTGGCCACCGCCCTGCTCGGCGCCTGGGCCGCACGCAGCGGGCTACGACCGTTACGCCGCATGAGCGCAGTCGCCAGCGGCGTCTCGGCGCAATCGCTCAACGCCCGCCTGCCGGAAGAAGACATGCCGCCGGAACTGGCGGAAATGGCCCACCATTTCAACGCCATGCTCGGGCGCCTCGACGATTCCTTCCAGCGCCTGTCGGCGTTCTCCGCCGACATCGCCCATGAACTGCGCACCCCGCTGTCGAACCTGCTGACCCACACCCAGGTCACCCTCACCCGCGCTCGCCCCCTCGAGGATTACCGCGAAGCGCTGCACAGCAACCTCGAAGAGCTGCAATGGATGGCGCAACTGGTGAACGACATGCTTTACCTGGCCAAGGCCGACCACGGCCTGTTGATGCCCAAGCGCGAACCGCTCGCGCTGGCAGAGGAAGTCGACATGTTGCTGGAGTTTTTTGCGCCCCTGGCCGAAGACGCGCGGGTGACGCTGAGCCGTGCCGGCGATGCCTGCCTGAAAGGCGACCGCAGCATGCTGCGCCGGGCGCTGTCCAACCTGCTGGACAATGCGTTGCGCTTTACTCCGGCCGGGGGTGAGGTTCGGGTGCGGATTGTCGATCAGCCCAAGGGCTTGAAGCTGATGGTCGAAAACAGCGGTGACGGTATTTCAGAAGAGCTGCTGCCGCGTCTGTTCGATCGTTTCTACCGGGCCGATCCGGCGCGCCATGAAGGCAGTAGCGAGCATGCGGGGTTGGGATTGGCGATTACCCAGTCGATTGTCCGCGCCCATGGTGGGCAAATTCGATGTAAATCGGAAAAGGGATGGACCAGATTTTTGATCGAGTTACCAAGGGAAGAATGA
- a CDS encoding heavy metal response regulator transcription factor: MKLLIVEDQPKTGHYLRQGLTEAGFNTELVADGSTGQQLALSGDYALLILDVMLPGRDGWQILQAVRGAGLDTPVLFLTARDAVEDRVHGLELGADDYLVKPFAFSELLARVRSLLRRGSSAPQETSLQLADLRLDLIRRRVERGGQRIDLTAKEFALLEMLLRRQGEVLPKSLIASQVWDMNFDSDTNVIEVAIRRLRLKIDDEFPNKLIHTVRGMGYVLEERQC; the protein is encoded by the coding sequence ATGAAACTGCTGATCGTCGAAGACCAACCGAAAACCGGCCATTACCTGCGCCAGGGCCTGACCGAGGCCGGGTTCAATACGGAACTGGTGGCCGACGGTAGCACCGGCCAGCAACTGGCATTGAGTGGCGACTATGCCCTGCTGATTCTCGATGTGATGCTGCCCGGGCGCGATGGCTGGCAGATCCTGCAGGCGGTGCGCGGTGCCGGCCTCGACACGCCAGTGCTGTTCCTGACTGCCCGGGACGCTGTCGAGGACCGGGTACATGGCCTGGAACTGGGCGCCGACGATTACCTGGTCAAGCCGTTCGCCTTCTCCGAATTGCTCGCCCGGGTGCGCAGCCTGTTGCGCCGGGGCAGCAGCGCGCCCCAGGAAACCAGCCTGCAACTGGCCGACCTGCGCCTGGACCTGATCCGCCGCCGGGTCGAGCGCGGCGGCCAGCGCATCGACCTGACCGCCAAGGAGTTCGCCCTGCTGGAAATGCTCCTGCGCCGCCAGGGCGAAGTCCTGCCCAAATCGCTGATCGCCTCCCAGGTCTGGGACATGAACTTCGACAGCGACACCAACGTCATCGAAGTCGCGATCCGCCGCTTGCGCCTGAAAATCGACGACGAATTCCCGAACAAGCTGATCCATACCGTGCGCGGCATGGGCTATGTGCTGGAAGAGCGCCAGTGCTGA
- the copI gene encoding copper-resistant cuproprotein CopI yields the protein MFLRKSVLLASCLLALGSPVWAAPKATYDFGQPAPAAKATRSVEVVMADMTFTPKAIEIKAGETVRFVLVNKGQLLHEFNLGDAAMHARHQQEMLQMQQNGMLTPTGMKPMDHGAMAGMGHAMQHNDPNSVLIEPGKTAELTWTFNKATSLEFACNIPGHYQAGMVGKLTVSQ from the coding sequence ATGTTTTTGCGTAAATCCGTGTTGCTGGCCAGCTGTCTGTTGGCGTTGGGTTCGCCGGTGTGGGCGGCTCCAAAGGCTACCTATGATTTCGGTCAACCGGCACCGGCTGCCAAAGCGACCCGTAGCGTCGAGGTGGTCATGGCGGACATGACGTTCACCCCCAAGGCTATCGAGATCAAGGCGGGGGAGACGGTACGTTTCGTGCTGGTGAATAAAGGCCAGCTGTTGCACGAATTCAACCTCGGCGATGCAGCGATGCATGCCCGGCACCAGCAGGAAATGTTGCAGATGCAGCAAAACGGCATGCTCACGCCTACCGGCATGAAGCCAATGGACCACGGTGCCATGGCCGGCATGGGGCATGCCATGCAGCACAACGACCCCAACAGTGTGCTGATAGAACCGGGCAAGACCGCCGAGCTGACCTGGACCTTCAACAAGGCCACCAGTCTCGAATTTGCCTGCAACATCCCCGGTCATTACCAGGCCGGCATGGTAGGCAAGTTGACTGTCAGTCAGTAA
- the queF gene encoding NADPH-dependent 7-cyano-7-deazaguanine reductase QueF (Catalyzes the NADPH-dependent reduction of 7-cyano-7-deazaguanine (preQ0) to 7-aminomethyl-7-deazaguanine (preQ1) in queuosine biosynthesis): protein MHPAAEHSPLGKSSEYIATYTPSLLFPIPRTAKWAELGLTAQTLPYKGVDFWNCFELSWLLPSGKPVVAIGEFSIPADSPNIIESKSFKLYLNSLNQTPFADTASLEATLANDLSAAAGKPVGVRIRSLKEVEAEGVVALPGVCIDDLDISVSNYEHPRPELLRCDESRIVEESVHSHLLKSNCPVTSQPDWGSVAVEYRGAALDHASLLEYIVSFRQHSDFHEQCVERIFLDLQRLLKPEKLTVYARYVRRGGLDINPYRSTEELQLPNYRLVRQ, encoded by the coding sequence ATGCATCCCGCAGCCGAACACTCGCCGCTGGGCAAGTCCAGCGAATACATCGCCACGTACACACCGTCCCTGCTGTTCCCGATCCCGCGTACCGCCAAGTGGGCCGAGCTCGGCCTGACGGCCCAGACACTGCCGTACAAGGGCGTGGACTTCTGGAATTGCTTTGAACTGTCGTGGTTGTTGCCGTCGGGCAAACCGGTGGTGGCGATCGGCGAATTCAGCATCCCGGCGGATTCGCCGAACATCATCGAATCCAAGTCATTCAAGCTCTACCTCAATTCCTTGAACCAGACGCCGTTCGCCGACACCGCGAGCCTTGAAGCGACCCTGGCCAATGACCTGTCGGCCGCGGCCGGCAAGCCCGTGGGCGTGCGCATCCGCAGCCTGAAAGAGGTCGAGGCCGAAGGCGTGGTGGCATTGCCCGGCGTGTGCATTGACGATCTGGACATCAGCGTCAGCAACTACGAGCACCCGCGCCCGGAACTGTTGCGTTGCGATGAATCACGTATTGTCGAAGAAAGCGTGCACAGCCATTTGCTCAAGTCCAACTGCCCGGTGACCAGCCAGCCGGACTGGGGCAGCGTGGCGGTGGAGTACCGCGGCGCGGCGTTGGATCACGCTAGCTTGCTGGAATACATCGTCAGCTTCCGCCAGCACTCGGACTTCCATGAGCAGTGCGTGGAGCGGATTTTCCTTGATCTGCAGCGGTTGCTGAAGCCGGAGAAGCTGACGGTGTATGCGCGTTATGTGCGGCGGGGCGGGCTGGATATCAATCCGTATCGCAGTACTGAAGAACTGCAGTTGCCGAACTATCGCCTGGTCCGTCAGTAA
- a CDS encoding DUF4404 family protein, protein MSARELQEKLTALREQLDQNPPLTETEREDLHKLMQQIELELELETKTQDVNLADNVNLAVDRFELEHPTLAATLRQIGTALHSMGI, encoded by the coding sequence ATGTCTGCCCGCGAACTGCAAGAAAAGCTCACTGCCCTGCGCGAGCAATTGGACCAGAATCCGCCGCTGACCGAAACCGAGCGCGAAGACCTGCACAAGCTGATGCAGCAGATCGAACTTGAGCTTGAGCTCGAAACCAAGACCCAGGACGTCAACCTCGCCGATAACGTCAACCTGGCGGTCGATCGCTTCGAACTCGAACACCCGACCCTCGCCGCCACCCTGCGCCAGATTGGCACAGCCCTGCATAGCATGGGGATCTGA
- a CDS encoding HAD family phosphatase — MPHAEITPQTAPNLTAVLFGLSGCLVDFGARTRLQGSPDADHAQATPGALDSLHSLQRQQIPCAWLDELSPAISQGLAIGLPQWVKPSQHAATIKPWPAPDACWQALMALGIERLDGCVLVSGEPRLLQSGLNAGLWTIGLASCGSLCGLAPAQWQALSAQERDIKRSKATVQLFGLGVHSVIDHLGELDTCLADISLRRLKGEKP; from the coding sequence ATGCCGCACGCCGAAATCACCCCGCAAACCGCGCCGAACCTGACTGCCGTGCTGTTCGGCCTGAGTGGCTGCCTGGTGGATTTCGGCGCCCGTACGCGCCTTCAAGGCAGCCCAGACGCCGATCACGCCCAGGCCACCCCCGGCGCTTTGGACAGTCTGCACAGCCTGCAACGCCAGCAGATCCCCTGCGCCTGGCTCGATGAGCTCTCCCCCGCCATCAGCCAGGGCCTGGCGATCGGTCTGCCGCAGTGGGTCAAACCCTCGCAACATGCCGCAACAATCAAACCCTGGCCGGCGCCTGACGCGTGCTGGCAAGCCTTGATGGCGTTGGGCATCGAACGGCTCGATGGCTGCGTGCTGGTCAGCGGCGAGCCGCGGCTGCTGCAATCGGGACTCAATGCCGGGTTGTGGACCATCGGCCTGGCCTCCTGCGGCTCGCTCTGCGGGCTGGCGCCTGCGCAATGGCAGGCATTGTCCGCGCAGGAACGCGACATCAAGCGCAGCAAGGCCACGGTGCAGCTGTTCGGCCTGGGCGTGCATTCGGTGATCGATCACCTGGGTGAACTGGACACCTGCCTGGCCGACATCAGCTTGCGTAGGCTCAAGGGCGAAAAGCCCTGA
- a CDS encoding MlaA family lipoprotein yields the protein MRWSNHLARLCVCASALLVPFAAQAASEDDPWESINRPIFKFNDVVDTYALKPLAQGYQFVTPQFLEDGIHNMFRNVGDVTNLANDILQAKPAAAGVDTARLIFNTTFGVLGFFDVGTRMGLHRNDEDFGQTLGYWGVGSGPYVMLPLLGPSTLRDAPSKYVDGYTGPYPYIHDVPVRNSIFGLNIVDTRADLLSSEKLITGDKYTFIRNAYLQNREFKVKDGQVEDDF from the coding sequence ATGCGCTGGAGCAATCATCTCGCCCGGCTTTGTGTGTGCGCCAGTGCGCTATTGGTTCCGTTTGCTGCCCAGGCAGCCTCGGAAGATGACCCTTGGGAAAGCATCAACCGTCCGATCTTCAAGTTCAACGATGTCGTCGACACTTATGCCCTCAAGCCCCTGGCCCAGGGCTACCAGTTCGTGACGCCACAGTTTCTTGAAGATGGCATCCACAACATGTTCCGCAACGTCGGCGATGTGACCAACCTCGCCAACGATATCCTGCAGGCCAAGCCCGCCGCGGCGGGTGTCGACACCGCGCGCCTTATCTTCAACACCACCTTCGGCGTGCTCGGCTTCTTCGACGTCGGCACCCGGATGGGCCTGCATCGCAACGACGAAGACTTCGGCCAGACCCTCGGTTACTGGGGCGTTGGCAGCGGGCCTTACGTGATGCTGCCGCTCCTGGGGCCAAGCACCCTGCGTGATGCGCCGTCCAAATACGTCGATGGCTACACCGGCCCTTATCCGTACATCCACGACGTACCGGTGCGTAACTCGATTTTCGGCCTGAACATCGTAGATACCCGGGCGGACCTGCTGTCTTCCGAGAAGTTGATCACGGGCGACAAGTACACCTTCATCCGCAACGCCTATCTGCAGAACCGTGAATTCAAGGTGAAAGACGGCCAGGTCGAAGACGATTTCTGA